A genomic region of Thiohalophilus sp. contains the following coding sequences:
- a CDS encoding helix-turn-helix domain-containing protein, with amino-acid sequence MTAAAIGYKIRERRKELGITQAALARELGISASYLNLIEANKRAVGGRLATRLAGALDLEVGELTGITEQRLRDDLGELAADPLLGHIDLEANYADQIIARNPNWARLILALYRAYLDSNQALSLLNDRLNQDPWLQATMHTILTRITSLRSISEILISDGTIDPPQRNRFETMLHNESTRLTDTTQELVAHFEEQNNLDPSLAAAEQVDDFIIGERNYFPAVEEAGLQLRRELERLDRSNIDAALVKYLEEKFAIRIQTNAYDQSPNALWHNQSYFDKDNRVLCFLANAPPTTRRFQTMRVAAQLSFGDTLNSLVADPRLTTDAARARARGALASYLAGAALFPYTSFLEDAERQRYDIEILRQKYEAGFEQICHRLTTLRAPGAEGVPFAFLRVDPSGHISKRFPLFGLSLPRFGHACPLWPVFSAFQTPGRVVRELGEFHNGNRFLMIARTVTKRAATFRARPVMFSVMLACEVLHADRTIYAEGIDLRAPGAAVPVGSTCRQCQRLDCQHRQEPPITSGRAARQTV; translated from the coding sequence ATGACTGCAGCTGCGATTGGTTACAAGATCCGCGAGCGACGCAAGGAACTGGGTATAACCCAGGCCGCCCTGGCCAGGGAGCTGGGAATTTCCGCCTCTTACCTGAACCTGATCGAGGCCAACAAACGCGCGGTCGGCGGCCGACTCGCCACCCGACTCGCCGGCGCCCTGGACCTGGAGGTGGGGGAACTGACCGGCATCACCGAGCAGCGCCTGCGCGACGATCTGGGCGAACTCGCCGCGGACCCGCTGCTGGGCCACATCGATCTCGAGGCCAACTACGCCGATCAAATCATTGCCCGTAACCCCAACTGGGCCCGCCTGATCCTGGCACTGTATCGCGCCTACCTGGACAGTAACCAGGCGCTCTCCCTGTTGAATGATCGCCTGAACCAGGATCCGTGGTTGCAAGCCACCATGCATACCATCCTCACCCGGATCACCAGCCTGCGCTCCATCTCCGAGATCCTGATCAGTGACGGCACGATTGACCCGCCGCAGCGCAACCGGTTTGAAACCATGCTGCATAACGAGAGCACCCGGCTGACCGACACGACCCAGGAGCTCGTTGCGCATTTCGAAGAGCAAAACAATCTGGATCCCTCGCTGGCTGCTGCCGAGCAGGTGGACGATTTCATCATTGGCGAGCGCAATTACTTTCCGGCAGTGGAAGAGGCCGGGCTGCAACTGCGAAGGGAACTGGAGCGCCTCGACAGAAGCAACATTGATGCGGCACTGGTGAAGTATCTCGAAGAGAAGTTTGCTATCCGAATCCAGACCAACGCTTATGATCAGTCCCCTAACGCACTGTGGCACAACCAGAGCTATTTCGATAAAGACAACCGGGTGCTCTGTTTTCTGGCCAACGCCCCGCCCACCACCCGGCGTTTCCAGACCATGCGGGTTGCCGCGCAACTGAGCTTTGGGGATACCCTGAATTCCCTGGTCGCCGATCCCAGATTGACCACCGACGCCGCCCGGGCCCGGGCGCGGGGGGCGCTCGCCAGCTACCTGGCCGGTGCCGCGCTGTTCCCCTACACGTCCTTTCTGGAAGATGCAGAACGCCAGCGTTACGACATCGAGATATTGCGCCAGAAATACGAGGCCGGCTTTGAGCAGATCTGCCATCGGCTGACCACACTGCGGGCACCCGGGGCCGAAGGGGTGCCATTCGCATTTTTGCGCGTCGATCCCTCGGGACATATTTCCAAACGCTTTCCCCTGTTTGGCCTCTCCCTGCCGCGCTTCGGTCATGCCTGCCCGTTGTGGCCCGTGTTCAGCGCCTTCCAGACACCCGGTCGGGTGGTTCGTGAGCTGGGGGAGTTCCACAACGGCAACCGTTTTTTAATGATCGCGCGTACGGTCACCAAACGTGCCGCCACCTTCCGCGCCCGGCCGGTCATGTTCTCGGTCATGCTGGCATGCGAGGTGCTGCATGCCGATCGGACGATCTATGCCGAGGGCATCGACCTGCGTGCCCCCGGGGCGGCCGTGCCGGTGGGGTCAACCTGCCGCCAGTGCCAGCGGCTTGACTGCCAGCATCGCCAGGAACCGCCCATCACTTCGGGGCGCGCGGCCCGCCAGACGGTCTGA
- a CDS encoding ABC transporter ATP-binding protein: MASDIVLNIAYVDKSFSGLHALKDVNLQVEKGKTHAIIGPNGAGKSTLLNVCIGRLAPDRGTVTFNGEVITGKSAHEINQAGVVRVFQTPEIFHDLTVLENVMIPALARRDGSFKLNPFVRMDAETDILHESEQALKEMNLLEKKHMHAATMSRGDKRRLELAMGLVQHPLLFLLDEPTAGMSRADTNATIASLQHIKERGMTKVIIEHDMQVVFSLADKISVLAQGQIIAEGTPDEIRGNPRVQEAYLGGTHNE, from the coding sequence ATGGCATCGGATATCGTTTTAAACATTGCCTACGTGGACAAGAGCTTCAGCGGGCTGCATGCCCTGAAAGATGTCAATCTGCAAGTGGAAAAAGGCAAGACCCACGCCATTATCGGCCCCAACGGGGCCGGCAAGTCCACCCTGTTGAATGTCTGTATCGGTCGGCTGGCACCGGATCGCGGTACCGTGACATTTAACGGCGAGGTCATTACCGGCAAATCCGCTCACGAGATCAATCAGGCCGGGGTAGTACGGGTGTTTCAAACGCCGGAGATCTTCCACGATCTGACGGTACTGGAGAATGTGATGATTCCGGCGCTGGCCAGACGCGATGGCTCGTTCAAACTCAATCCGTTTGTGCGCATGGATGCCGAAACCGATATCCTGCACGAGTCGGAGCAGGCCCTCAAGGAGATGAACCTGCTCGAGAAAAAGCACATGCACGCGGCCACCATGTCGCGCGGCGACAAGCGTCGCCTGGAACTGGCCATGGGCCTGGTGCAGCACCCGCTACTGTTTTTGCTGGATGAGCCCACTGCCGGCATGTCGCGCGCCGACACCAATGCGACCATCGCCTCTTTGCAGCACATCAAGGAGCGGGGGATGACCAAGGTGATCATCGAGCACGACATGCAGGTGGTGTTTTCCCTGGCGGACAAGATCTCGGTACTGGCACAGGGCCAGATTATCGCCGAAGGAACACCGGATGAGATCCGTGGCAACCCCAGGGTCCAGGAAGCCTATCTGGGAGGTACCCACAATGAGTAA
- a CDS encoding branched-chain amino acid ABC transporter permease encodes MDAFVLQILNGLDKGSAYALIALGLTLVFGSLGVVNFAHGAKFTLGAFCAVSFQQLLTISRKVKDESVTFFDAYKEVPYLEIWWGDTGSMIIDWAVPLSIFLAIPVMLLIGLVLERGLYQFFYKRTHAEQILVTFGLAIVIQEVIKTFYGANPIPTPAPEMLSGTAPIGVWLGLGESVAYPYWRLVYFLFSLLVIGLVFAFLRYTTFGMVVRAGMSDRETVSLLGLNVERRFTILFGIASVVAGLAGVMYTPIVPPDYHMGMEFLVLSFVVVVVGGMGSLPGAVAAGFLLGILQSFASMNEIKSVLPGLDQIIVYLIAVIVLLVRPRGLMGQKGVMEE; translated from the coding sequence GTGGATGCATTTGTACTGCAGATCCTCAATGGCCTGGACAAGGGTAGTGCGTATGCCCTGATCGCACTGGGGCTGACTCTGGTATTTGGCAGTCTGGGTGTGGTTAACTTTGCCCATGGCGCCAAATTCACCCTCGGCGCCTTTTGCGCGGTCAGCTTCCAGCAGCTGTTGACCATCTCCAGGAAGGTAAAGGACGAGAGCGTCACCTTCTTCGATGCCTACAAGGAAGTCCCCTACCTGGAGATCTGGTGGGGCGATACCGGCAGCATGATTATCGACTGGGCGGTGCCCCTGTCGATTTTTCTGGCTATACCGGTCATGTTGCTGATCGGTCTGGTGCTTGAGCGTGGTCTGTATCAGTTCTTTTACAAGCGCACGCATGCCGAACAGATCCTGGTGACCTTCGGTCTGGCCATCGTGATACAGGAGGTCATCAAGACCTTTTACGGTGCCAACCCCATTCCCACCCCGGCACCGGAAATGTTGTCGGGTACCGCGCCGATTGGTGTCTGGCTGGGCCTTGGGGAATCGGTGGCCTATCCGTACTGGCGGCTGGTGTACTTCCTGTTTTCCCTGCTGGTTATCGGGCTGGTATTTGCTTTTCTGCGCTATACCACTTTTGGCATGGTGGTGCGTGCCGGCATGTCGGATCGGGAGACGGTCAGCCTGCTGGGGCTCAACGTGGAGCGACGATTTACCATATTATTCGGTATTGCCTCGGTGGTGGCCGGCCTGGCCGGGGTGATGTATACACCCATCGTGCCACCGGACTATCACATGGGCATGGAGTTTCTGGTGCTGTCCTTCGTTGTGGTGGTAGTGGGCGGCATGGGCTCCCTGCCCGGGGCGGTAGCAGCCGGTTTTCTGCTGGGCATTCTCCAGTCCTTTGCCTCCATGAACGAGATCAAGTCGGTGTTACCCGGCCTGGATCAAATCATTGTGTATTTAATTGCCGTAATTGTGCTTCTGGTTCGCCCACGCGGGTTGATGGGCCAGAAAGGTGTAATGGAGGAATAA
- a CDS encoding response regulator transcription factor — MSGQILIAEDEPYIVDALSFILRQAGHTVTAESDGSAVLEALRKTRPDLLILDIMLPTRNGFELLKELKADEEFRQLPVLVLTAKGQAKDRAMAEQLGTDAFIAKPFSNAEVLQCVERLIGQSQSAAYDH; from the coding sequence GTGAGCGGACAGATACTCATTGCTGAAGATGAACCTTATATCGTCGATGCACTCAGCTTTATCCTGCGCCAGGCCGGCCACACAGTGACCGCCGAATCCGATGGCAGCGCGGTGCTGGAGGCGTTGCGCAAGACCCGGCCCGATCTGCTCATCCTGGATATTATGCTACCGACCAGAAATGGATTCGAGCTACTCAAGGAACTCAAAGCCGACGAGGAATTCAGACAACTACCGGTACTGGTCCTCACAGCCAAGGGTCAGGCCAAGGATCGCGCCATGGCCGAGCAGCTCGGCACTGATGCTTTCATTGCCAAACCGTTTTCCAACGCCGAGGTACTGCAGTGCGTGGAACGACTGATCGGACAGTCACAGAGCGCGGCGTATGATCACTAG
- a CDS encoding substrate-binding protein has protein sequence MSDDFNKKRRNFLKSTAALGVAGMAPTVFVRNAWAQDFVNNPGKAAAITLGFNVPQTGPYADEGADELRAFKLAVKHLNGEGDGGMLNTMKPMALQGNGILGKKVNYVTGDTQTKSDAARASAKRMIEKDGALMISGGSSSGVAVAVQSLCHEAGVMFMAGLTHSNDTTGKDKRKYGFRHFFNAYMSGQSLAPVLGERYGTDRKAYHLTADYTWGWTQEESIKNATEGLGWQTVETVRTPLGAGDFSQYITPVLDSGADVLILNHYGKDMVNSLTQAVQFGLRDKQVNGKDFQIVVPLFSRLMAQGAGENIKGILGSTNWNWALQDAASQAFVKSFGQEYGFPPSQAAHTCYVQTLLYANAVETAGTFYPCEVISALEDFQFDGLGNGPTLYRGADHQCFKPVLVVEGNDNPSNQFDLLKVVKQVPTEQVMYDPSIFGGELGSCK, from the coding sequence ATGAGTGATGATTTCAACAAGAAGCGTCGTAACTTTCTCAAGTCAACGGCAGCACTCGGTGTCGCGGGTATGGCGCCAACCGTTTTTGTTCGCAATGCCTGGGCGCAGGATTTCGTCAATAACCCCGGCAAAGCCGCGGCGATCACCCTGGGCTTTAATGTTCCGCAGACCGGGCCTTATGCCGATGAGGGGGCTGACGAGTTGCGCGCCTTCAAGCTGGCCGTCAAACACCTCAACGGTGAAGGCGACGGCGGTATGCTCAATACCATGAAACCGATGGCCCTGCAGGGCAACGGTATCCTGGGCAAGAAGGTCAATTATGTGACCGGCGATACCCAGACCAAGTCGGACGCGGCACGTGCCTCGGCCAAGCGCATGATCGAAAAAGACGGCGCCCTGATGATCAGCGGTGGTTCCTCGTCGGGCGTGGCCGTTGCGGTACAGTCGCTGTGTCACGAGGCCGGGGTGATGTTCATGGCCGGTCTGACCCATTCCAATGACACCACCGGCAAGGACAAGCGTAAATACGGCTTCCGTCATTTCTTCAATGCCTATATGTCCGGCCAATCCCTGGCACCGGTGCTCGGGGAGCGTTATGGCACTGATCGCAAGGCCTACCATCTGACGGCCGACTATACCTGGGGCTGGACCCAGGAGGAGTCCATCAAGAACGCTACCGAAGGGCTGGGCTGGCAGACGGTTGAAACCGTTCGCACGCCGCTGGGTGCCGGTGACTTCTCCCAGTACATTACCCCGGTGCTGGACTCCGGTGCGGACGTGCTGATCCTCAACCACTACGGCAAGGACATGGTCAACTCCCTGACCCAGGCCGTGCAGTTCGGTCTGCGCGACAAGCAGGTCAACGGTAAGGACTTCCAGATCGTGGTCCCGCTGTTCTCACGTCTGATGGCACAGGGTGCCGGCGAGAACATCAAGGGGATCCTTGGCAGTACTAACTGGAACTGGGCGTTGCAGGACGCGGCTTCACAGGCCTTCGTCAAGTCCTTCGGCCAGGAGTATGGCTTTCCGCCCTCGCAGGCGGCGCATACCTGCTATGTGCAGACCTTGCTGTATGCCAATGCCGTGGAAACCGCGGGCACCTTCTATCCCTGTGAGGTGATCAGTGCGCTGGAGGACTTCCAGTTCGACGGCCTGGGCAACGGCCCGACGCTGTATCGTGGTGCTGACCATCAGTGCTTCAAGCCGGTGCTGGTGGTAGAGGGTAACGATAACCCCTCCAACCAGTTCGACCTGTTGAAGGTGGTCAAACAGGTACCGACCGAGCAGGTCATGTACGATCCCTCCATCTTCGGCGGGGAACTGGGTAGCTGCAAATAA
- a CDS encoding branched-chain amino acid ABC transporter permease produces the protein MFSLSRNDRLLMLGFTAVVLLAPLWLQPFGAGYPDLLQKFAIFGLFAIGYNILFGLTGYLSFGHAAFLGVGSYTAVWSFKLLSLNVIPAVILATLLAGLFAVVIGFLSLRRSGIYFAILTLAFAQMSYKLAYSVLTPITNGETGLRVLRDDPRIIDNMLGTAHDGSPIGSLFGIGMQGYPAFYFSAVMLILGFYLSVLIFRSPFGLKLRAIKSNQSRMQYTGYNTRPYLLWAFVISGMYAGMAGSLLAVTDPLAGAERMQWTASGEVVLMTILGGTGTLLGPIIGAALIKYSENIFSAFNESALHEAFSFLPGFIENFLVTIVHPFVGEGWHLTLGALFMIIVIFLPGGLMDGLSRIARRWRARKHGSDEADSSQVED, from the coding sequence ATGTTCAGTCTTTCACGTAATGACAGGTTGTTGATGCTGGGCTTCACCGCCGTGGTTTTGCTGGCGCCGTTGTGGTTACAACCCTTCGGTGCGGGTTATCCCGATCTGCTGCAGAAGTTTGCCATCTTCGGGCTGTTTGCGATCGGCTATAATATTCTGTTCGGCCTGACCGGTTACCTGTCCTTCGGTCACGCGGCTTTTCTCGGGGTAGGCTCCTACACGGCGGTATGGTCGTTCAAGCTGCTCTCGCTGAATGTTATTCCGGCGGTGATCCTGGCCACCCTGCTGGCCGGGCTGTTTGCGGTGGTGATCGGCTTTCTCAGTCTGCGCCGCAGTGGCATCTATTTTGCCATCCTCACTCTGGCCTTCGCGCAGATGAGTTACAAACTGGCCTATTCGGTATTGACTCCCATTACCAATGGTGAAACCGGACTGCGCGTGCTGCGCGACGATCCGCGGATCATCGACAACATGCTGGGTACTGCTCATGATGGTTCACCCATCGGTTCGCTGTTTGGCATCGGCATGCAGGGTTATCCGGCCTTTTATTTTTCGGCGGTGATGTTGATTTTAGGATTTTATCTTTCGGTATTGATCTTCCGCTCACCCTTCGGTCTCAAGCTGCGTGCGATCAAATCCAATCAAAGCCGCATGCAGTACACCGGCTACAACACCCGGCCGTATCTGCTGTGGGCGTTTGTCATCTCCGGCATGTATGCCGGGATGGCCGGCTCGCTGCTGGCCGTGACCGATCCCCTGGCCGGAGCCGAGCGCATGCAGTGGACCGCCTCCGGTGAAGTGGTGTTGATGACCATCCTCGGTGGAACGGGAACCCTGCTCGGCCCGATCATCGGTGCGGCTTTGATTAAATACTCGGAAAATATCTTTTCCGCATTCAATGAGTCCGCCTTGCACGAGGCTTTCTCGTTCCTGCCGGGCTTTATCGAGAATTTCCTTGTCACCATCGTTCACCCCTTTGTTGGCGAAGGCTGGCATCTGACACTCGGTGCGCTGTTCATGATTATCGTGATCTTTTTGCCCGGGGGGCTGATGGATGGTCTGTCACGTATCGCCAGACGCTGGCGAGCGAGAAAACATGGGTCCGATGAAGCGGACAGCTCACAGGTGGAGGACTGA